A part of Anaerolineae bacterium genomic DNA contains:
- the hypB gene encoding hydrogenase nickel incorporation protein HypB, protein MKITLMKELLRANDQVALENRAFFDSRKIFSLNIMASPGAGKTSFILATAERLPQDIKVGVIEGDVASSLDAQTIASRGIPVIQVNTGGSCHLDAPMIRSALSQSSLGPIDLLFVENVGNLVCPAYFPLGTHLNVVIASLPEGQDKPYKYPDIFAIADVIILNKVDLLPFLDFDLEYFKRGIYMVNPEVPIFPLSCKTGEGFEKWMTWLLLKVRNAFV, encoded by the coding sequence ATGAAAATAACACTAATGAAGGAATTGTTGAGGGCTAACGACCAGGTAGCCCTTGAGAACAGGGCCTTCTTTGATTCGAGAAAAATTTTCTCCCTGAACATTATGGCTTCCCCTGGGGCCGGGAAGACCAGTTTTATCCTGGCAACAGCGGAGCGCCTCCCACAGGACATAAAGGTTGGGGTTATTGAAGGAGACGTAGCTTCCAGCCTGGATGCTCAAACCATTGCCTCCAGAGGAATACCCGTTATTCAGGTCAATACCGGAGGGAGCTGCCACCTGGATGCCCCAATGATCCGCTCGGCCCTGAGTCAGTCGTCCCTCGGGCCAATAGACCTGCTTTTTGTGGAAAACGTGGGGAACCTCGTCTGTCCTGCTTACTTCCCTCTGGGCACTCACCTCAACGTTGTAATCGCCAGCCTCCCCGAAGGGCAGGATAAGCCTTACAAATATCCAGACATCTTCGCCATAGCCGATGTTATAATCCTCAACAAGGTTGATCTCCTGCCTTTCCTGGATTTTGACCTGGAATATTTCAAGCGCGGGATATACATGGTAAATCCTGAGGTTCCCATTTTCCCCCTCTCCTGCAAAACAGGGGAAGGGTTTGAAAAATGGATGACATGGCTCCTGTTGAAGGTAAGAAACGCCTTCGTGTAG
- the ruvB gene encoding Holliday junction branch migration DNA helicase RuvB, whose product MEERIVSPKARGDEFRAEVSLRPRTLDEYIGQEQIKESLRIAIQAAKERGEPLDHVLLYGPPGLGKTTLAYVIAHEMGADIHITAGPAIERTGDLASILSNLKRGDVLFIDEVHRLARPVEELLYPAMEEFCLDIIIGKGPAARSIRLPLPRFTVIGATTRLALMTSPLRSRFGLVYRLDFYSLEAMQQIVLRTARLLGVEIDRGGVEEIARRSRGTPRVANRLLRRVRDYAQVRADGKITREVAREALSLLEVDEIGLDALDRKILLTIIEKFDGGPVGAEAIAAAVGEEPDTIADVIEPYLMRIGFLERTPRGRVVTRKAYEHLGYRIRGKPFSPGFSDHGAPQIRK is encoded by the coding sequence ATGGAGGAAAGGATAGTTTCTCCGAAAGCCAGAGGTGATGAATTCAGGGCAGAAGTTTCCCTGCGCCCCAGAACCCTTGATGAATACATAGGTCAGGAACAAATCAAGGAAAGCCTCCGCATAGCCATTCAGGCGGCTAAGGAAAGGGGAGAACCCTTGGATCACGTCCTTCTCTATGGTCCCCCCGGCCTTGGCAAAACCACTTTAGCCTACGTCATAGCTCACGAGATGGGTGCCGATATCCACATAACGGCAGGCCCAGCTATTGAGCGCACCGGAGATCTGGCTTCTATACTTTCCAACCTCAAAAGGGGCGACGTCCTTTTCATAGACGAAGTCCACCGTCTGGCCAGGCCAGTGGAGGAACTCCTTTATCCGGCTATGGAGGAATTCTGCCTGGACATAATAATAGGCAAAGGGCCTGCTGCCAGAAGTATACGCTTGCCCCTCCCACGTTTTACCGTTATCGGAGCTACTACGAGGCTTGCGCTGATGACCTCCCCCTTGCGTTCCCGTTTCGGCCTGGTCTACAGGTTAGATTTCTACAGTCTGGAAGCGATGCAGCAGATTGTCCTTCGCACTGCCCGGCTCCTTGGAGTAGAAATAGATAGAGGCGGAGTGGAGGAAATAGCCCGCAGGTCAAGAGGAACCCCAAGGGTAGCCAACAGGCTCCTGCGCCGGGTCAGGGATTACGCTCAGGTCAGAGCTGATGGAAAGATAACCAGGGAGGTAGCCCGGGAAGCCCTGAGTCTTCTGGAAGTGGATGAAATCGGGCTGGATGCTCTGGACCGGAAAATCCTTCTGACCATCATTGAAAAATTTGATGGTGGGCCGGTGGGAGCTGAAGCCATTGCCGCCGCCGTAGGTGAAGAGCCCGACACCATTGCCGATGTAATTGAACCTTATCTGATGCGCATAGGTTTCTTGGAGAGAACGCCTCGCGGCAGAGTGGTAACCCGTAAAGCTTATGAGCACCTGGGCTACCGTATCCGGGGGAAACCCTTCAGCCCCGGTTTTTCTGACCATGGCGCTCCCCAGATTCGTAAGTGA